One region of uncultured Methanolobus sp. genomic DNA includes:
- a CDS encoding MarR family transcriptional regulator produces the protein MIELLHSKSGITKFQILIEVAAHQPNVRQKEIAEKIGVTPQAVSEYIKELVAEGHIYSEGRVRYRITKQGVEWVLENAADMKRYARYVMSDIISHVSTWTAIAREDLEQGKEVYLKMESGLLYVSTTDVTNATGTTISAAKKGEDVGVTDLMGLIDLENASITVCRIPRVERGGSHNVDVERLRALAKSKAYIATIGVESLIALRRIDLEPHVMFGAKESVIEAAYHGLSSLVLAIDEEVPIILSRLETENLEYELVDLTIQ, from the coding sequence ATGATAGAACTCCTGCACAGTAAAAGTGGTATCACTAAATTTCAGATCCTGATAGAAGTTGCTGCACATCAGCCAAATGTAAGACAAAAGGAAATTGCTGAAAAGATCGGAGTTACCCCCCAGGCAGTCTCCGAATATATCAAGGAACTGGTTGCAGAAGGCCATATATATTCAGAAGGCCGGGTCCGGTACAGGATCACAAAGCAGGGTGTTGAATGGGTACTTGAGAATGCTGCTGACATGAAGAGATATGCACGGTACGTGATGAGTGATATCATCAGCCATGTTTCTACCTGGACTGCAATTGCAAGGGAAGATCTTGAACAAGGTAAAGAAGTCTACCTCAAAATGGAAAGTGGCTTGCTCTATGTGAGTACTACCGATGTTACAAATGCAACCGGTACGACGATCTCTGCTGCAAAGAAAGGTGAAGATGTAGGTGTTACTGATCTGATGGGACTTATCGATCTGGAAAATGCCAGCATTACCGTATGCAGGATCCCAAGAGTTGAAAGAGGTGGCTCACACAATGTTGATGTGGAAAGACTCAGGGCACTTGCGAAGTCAAAAGCATATATTGCCACAATTGGTGTGGAATCCCTGATTGCCCTTAGAAGAATAGATCTTGAACCGCATGTGATGTTCGGAGCAAAGGAATCTGTTATTGAGGCTGCATATCATGGACTTTCATCGCTTGTTCTGGCCATTGATGAAGAAGTGCCAATCATACTCAGCAGACTTGAAACCGAGAATCTGGAATACGAACTTGTTGATCTTACCATACAATAA
- a CDS encoding ArsR family transcriptional regulator — MSKRTRIINDPSELVPLLQVFGSQRHKKVFDALLNLWMTKEDLEELLGTDVTKSINILKKSGLIESQWHMPEPGKTPEKEYRTSYSKVQTNFQCSFEDMSDIIMLTFMPYEEVKDAIEELEILVEQGNDSMSSLTRALNKSPLYIRAVARRSDKLSVMGQRLKFLQSGEAE, encoded by the coding sequence ATGAGTAAACGAACAAGAATTATCAATGATCCTTCCGAACTCGTACCTCTGCTTCAGGTTTTTGGATCCCAGAGACACAAAAAAGTATTTGATGCGCTTCTGAACCTTTGGATGACAAAGGAAGATCTTGAGGAGCTTTTAGGAACCGATGTTACCAAAAGCATTAATATACTCAAAAAAAGTGGTCTGATAGAAAGTCAGTGGCATATGCCTGAACCTGGCAAAACCCCTGAAAAAGAGTATCGTACATCCTATTCTAAAGTCCAGACGAATTTCCAGTGCTCCTTTGAGGATATGAGTGATATAATAATGCTCACTTTCATGCCATATGAAGAAGTAAAGGATGCAATTGAAGAACTTGAAATACTGGTGGAGCAGGGTAATGACTCAATGAGCAGTCTTACCAGAGCGTTGAATAAAAGTCCCCTGTATATCCGCGCAGTTGCCCGCAGGTCCGATAAGCTTTCTGTTATGGGACAGAGACTCAAGTTCCTTCAAAGCGGAGAGGCAGAATGA
- the tsaA gene encoding tRNA (N6-threonylcarbamoyladenosine(37)-N6)-methyltransferase TrmO yields MSENNNDISIVMHPIGFISNSIYDPASARGKKDTVSLIVLKNEYSEGLDSITDFEKIQVFFHFHLSEGFSMIQKRRYDGKTAGVFSSRSPNRPNGIGVTVVELLKVDGNILHVKGLDAVNGTPVLDIKPYILK; encoded by the coding sequence ATGTCTGAAAATAACAATGATATTTCTATTGTAATGCATCCTATCGGCTTCATCAGTAATAGTATATATGACCCTGCTTCTGCAAGGGGGAAAAAAGATACTGTATCCCTGATCGTGCTTAAGAATGAATATTCAGAGGGTCTGGATAGCATCACTGACTTTGAAAAGATACAGGTATTTTTCCATTTCCATCTTTCAGAAGGTTTTTCCATGATACAGAAGCGCAGGTATGATGGAAAAACGGCCGGTGTTTTTTCTTCAAGGAGTCCGAATAGGCCAAATGGAATTGGTGTTACGGTGGTAGAGCTTCTTAAAGTGGATGGTAATATTCTCCATGTAAAAGGACTTGATGCAGTAAACGGGACTCCTGTCCTTGACATCAAACCTTACATTTTAAAATGA
- a CDS encoding nitrilase-related carbon-nitrogen hydrolase has translation MDNENSIKAACIQMGISDCNKRSNVDKALSMAKEAVSDGAEILVFPEVFSTGFCYDNMEMSGEDEKGETIGEMCAFSKKHKCVMIFSIIEKQSSSAEPEYYNLGVCLEDGYVAGTYRKTHPFKREKHYFSAGDSIHPIRLPKRELTIGLQICYEIRFPEISRKLASMGSDILVTIAEFPSPRCHIWRSLTIARAIENQIPHIACNRVGKSPDSSFFGGSLIVSQTGDVMEEAGDDESIIFGNIDLEKTTKIRNEIPVFDDRRPGLY, from the coding sequence ATGGATAATGAAAACAGCATCAAAGCAGCCTGTATCCAGATGGGTATATCAGATTGCAATAAACGATCCAATGTTGATAAAGCATTATCCATGGCAAAAGAAGCGGTTTCTGACGGTGCGGAAATCCTGGTCTTTCCTGAGGTTTTCTCCACTGGTTTCTGTTATGACAATATGGAAATGTCAGGTGAAGATGAAAAAGGAGAGACTATCGGAGAAATGTGTGCTTTCTCAAAGAAACACAAATGTGTAATGATATTTTCCATTATTGAAAAACAGTCATCTTCTGCGGAACCAGAATATTACAATCTGGGTGTTTGTTTAGAAGACGGATATGTTGCAGGTACTTATCGAAAGACACATCCCTTCAAGCGGGAGAAGCATTATTTCTCTGCAGGGGATTCTATTCACCCGATCAGACTTCCAAAAAGGGAACTGACAATTGGTCTTCAGATTTGTTATGAAATACGTTTTCCTGAAATTTCCAGAAAACTTGCTTCAATGGGCTCTGATATTCTTGTAACGATAGCTGAGTTTCCAAGTCCCCGGTGTCATATATGGAGATCACTTACCATTGCAAGAGCAATTGAGAACCAGATTCCCCACATTGCATGTAACAGAGTAGGAAAGAGTCCTGATTCTTCATTCTTTGGAGGCTCTTTAATTGTGAGCCAGACGGGGGATGTAATGGAAGAAGCTGGTGATGATGAATCAATAATTTTTGGAAATATTGATCTTGAAAAAACGACTAAAATTAGAAATGAGATTCCTGTGTTTGATGATCGCAGGCCAGGATTGTATTAA
- a CDS encoding ATP-binding protein: MNDRNLTPDESNKVKVRLAARIFLVFIALSFLLVPCAGANSTMELKVGVHPNEPLISQDQNGTIIGLYAEILKSIALKEGWKLEYIPGTLEQNYERLDNGSIDILPAVPYSPEIGQHYILTSEAPYTDWGIVYTYKGSGINSMNDLNGKWIAHVDDIFYENFNASPGNGNTSYVFIEAESYLQIFELVERREVDAGIIARSSGELYEEQFNLENIPFVISPTDMVFAVSENTDPAVSQIIDQDIRQMVLEDGNIHYLSETTGDESEDLTTWESPSWLKFSVGLGGGLLLIFVILSLTLRNRVEEKTYELNSKNRELEIEIRERKIAEEKLKQYSLDLKNSNELKDLFTDILRHDLINPATVIKGYVEFLIEVEDEPGKKEAMEAIERNNKKLIDLIENAAHLAKLETMDDMTFENLDLREILEEVIDHLMPKLEEKEMTITFKPSGNYPADVNTTIEDVFSNLVSNAIKYSSSGTNIDILVNDVDDTWEIMISDEGEGIPDEEKPFVFDRFKRAHKVNIKGTGLGLAIVKRIVDLHEGSVEVLDRTDREGTTFKVTLQKTKI, from the coding sequence ATGAACGACAGAAATCTGACTCCGGATGAAAGCAACAAAGTTAAAGTCAGGCTTGCAGCCAGAATATTCCTTGTTTTCATAGCACTCAGTTTCCTGCTGGTTCCCTGTGCAGGTGCCAATTCCACAATGGAGCTCAAAGTCGGAGTCCATCCGAATGAGCCACTCATCTCACAGGATCAGAACGGAACAATCATCGGGCTTTATGCAGAGATACTGAAAAGTATAGCTTTAAAAGAAGGCTGGAAGCTTGAATATATTCCAGGAACACTCGAACAGAACTATGAAAGGCTCGATAACGGCAGTATAGACATCCTCCCTGCTGTTCCTTATAGCCCTGAAATAGGGCAACACTATATTTTGACATCTGAAGCTCCTTACACAGATTGGGGAATTGTTTACACATACAAAGGTTCCGGAATCAATTCCATGAACGATCTTAACGGGAAATGGATAGCGCATGTGGATGACATATTCTATGAAAACTTTAATGCAAGTCCGGGAAATGGGAATACCAGTTATGTATTTATTGAAGCTGAAAGTTATCTGCAGATATTTGAACTTGTGGAGAGGCGTGAAGTTGATGCCGGAATAATAGCAAGGTCATCCGGAGAACTATACGAAGAACAATTTAATCTGGAAAATATCCCCTTTGTGATCTCCCCGACAGATATGGTCTTTGCAGTATCTGAAAATACCGACCCGGCTGTCAGTCAGATAATCGACCAGGACATACGCCAGATGGTTCTTGAAGACGGTAACATACACTACCTCTCGGAAACAACAGGTGATGAGAGCGAAGATCTTACCACATGGGAAAGTCCCTCATGGCTGAAGTTCTCTGTTGGCCTGGGTGGCGGACTTCTTCTGATATTTGTAATATTGAGTCTTACTCTCAGAAACAGGGTTGAGGAGAAAACCTATGAACTGAATTCAAAGAACAGGGAACTTGAGATAGAGATAAGAGAAAGGAAGATTGCTGAGGAAAAACTGAAGCAGTACTCTCTTGACCTGAAGAACTCAAACGAATTGAAGGACCTTTTTACAGATATACTCCGGCATGACCTCATTAACCCTGCAACTGTGATTAAAGGGTATGTGGAATTCCTTATCGAAGTGGAAGATGAGCCCGGAAAAAAAGAAGCAATGGAAGCCATCGAAAGGAACAACAAAAAACTTATCGACCTTATAGAGAATGCCGCACATCTCGCAAAGCTTGAGACCATGGATGATATGACCTTTGAGAATCTTGACCTCAGGGAAATACTGGAAGAAGTAATAGACCACCTCATGCCAAAGCTTGAAGAGAAGGAAATGACAATCACTTTCAAACCCTCCGGCAACTACCCTGCAGATGTGAATACAACAATAGAAGATGTATTTTCCAACCTGGTCAGCAATGCTATTAAATACAGTTCGTCAGGGACTAATATCGACATACTTGTCAACGATGTTGATGACACATGGGAGATAATGATCTCTGATGAAGGAGAAGGAATTCCCGATGAAGAAAAACCATTTGTTTTTGACCGCTTTAAAAGGGCACACAAGGTGAACATAAAAGGCACCGGTCTTGGCCTTGCAATCGTTAAGCGCATAGTTGACCTTCATGAAGGGTCAGTTGAAGTCCTTGACAGAACTGACAGGGAAGGGACGACATTCAAAGTAACATTGCAAAAGACGAAGATATGA
- the leuS gene encoding leucine--tRNA ligase yields MEQDYDPHGIENKWQSRWNESRIFEPEPDEREKFFITIPYPYLNGNLHAGHTRTFTIGDVIARHKRMLGYNVLYPMGFHVTGTPIVGLAEQIANKDPQTMDVYSRLHGIPENILVTLTTPESIVDYFSVEAEKAMRAIGYSIDWRRKFTTTDESYKKFIEWQFNLLHDKGLIVKGAHPVKWCPNDNNPVEDHDILHGEEATIVDFTLVKFTYDGMVLPCATLRPETIFGVTNLWINPEIEHAKIRVTKDGNEEIWIVSQEAHRKLTFTDREVEFIENIPGKELVGIKVKNPLSGNEIITLPASFVKPGNGSGIVMSVPAHAPYDYLALKDLYDKDLSEYGITEDLKEIKLISLIKAKEFGEYPAVEAVEQLGVKDQNDKKAEEATKMVYRREFHGGILKENTGKYAGVAVSKIKDILTRDLLDEGIGEVFYEFSEPVVCRCGTKCVVNMVKGQWFLNYSDPQWKAKVYKCIEKMDIIPEEIRVEFNNKVDWLKDKACARKKGLGTRLPFDTNWLIESLGDSTIYMSYYITNKFFSQGVNVSQLKPSLFDYVLLGKGTVQQVAKDTGLSVNLIANIKSDFEYWYPVDLRSSGKDLVPNHLLFFLFHHVAIFEEDKWPRSLAVNGFVSLEGEKMSKSKGPILTLMEAVGNYGADISRMYILSSAEQTQDADWKNVGVESAKKQVERFYKLATEIIDSGASSGIDGDLKLIDRWMLSRLQQCVRETNNDMTSIRTRSALQNAFFLLYNDVKWYQRRGGSALLYDVLDVWVRLMAPFTPHICEELWTAMGHGDGDFVSQAAYPIFCPRFVDNDAELAEELMCSTLSDIEEIIKVTKMTPKMVALYTAPEWKIKAFKMALEMKNEDNLDPGMLIKTLMADPDNRKHGKEIPKYIKQLVPDISSMKTERFEMLLGMTLDEMTILKENIGCLANEIGCTINVYSADEPEYDPEKKSRFAAPLRPAIYLE; encoded by the coding sequence ATGGAACAGGATTATGATCCACATGGAATAGAAAACAAATGGCAAAGCCGTTGGAATGAAAGCAGGATATTCGAACCAGAGCCTGATGAAAGGGAAAAATTCTTCATAACAATTCCTTATCCATACTTAAACGGCAATTTACACGCCGGGCACACAAGAACATTTACAATAGGAGATGTCATTGCCAGGCACAAGAGAATGCTTGGTTACAATGTGCTTTACCCGATGGGATTCCACGTTACCGGAACGCCTATTGTAGGACTTGCAGAACAAATTGCAAACAAGGACCCCCAGACAATGGATGTTTACTCACGTCTTCATGGCATCCCTGAGAACATCCTTGTAACGCTTACAACACCTGAAAGCATAGTGGACTACTTCAGTGTGGAAGCTGAAAAAGCAATGCGTGCAATTGGTTACTCTATTGACTGGAGACGCAAGTTCACAACAACCGATGAATCATATAAGAAATTCATTGAATGGCAGTTCAATCTTCTCCATGACAAAGGTCTTATAGTCAAAGGAGCACACCCTGTAAAATGGTGTCCAAACGACAACAACCCGGTGGAAGATCACGATATCCTCCATGGTGAAGAAGCCACAATCGTTGATTTTACACTTGTTAAATTCACTTATGACGGCATGGTACTTCCATGTGCTACCCTCAGACCTGAAACCATTTTCGGTGTTACAAATCTATGGATCAATCCTGAAATAGAGCATGCAAAGATCAGAGTTACCAAAGATGGAAACGAGGAAATATGGATAGTCAGTCAGGAAGCTCACAGGAAACTTACTTTCACAGACAGGGAAGTCGAGTTCATAGAAAACATCCCTGGAAAAGAGCTTGTGGGAATTAAAGTTAAAAATCCACTTTCAGGAAATGAAATAATCACACTTCCGGCATCTTTTGTCAAACCCGGAAACGGCAGTGGTATTGTCATGAGTGTGCCTGCACACGCGCCATACGACTATCTGGCACTCAAGGACCTCTATGACAAAGATCTTTCAGAATATGGAATTACAGAAGACCTGAAAGAAATAAAACTGATATCGCTGATCAAGGCTAAGGAATTCGGGGAATATCCGGCAGTTGAAGCTGTGGAACAGCTTGGCGTTAAAGACCAGAACGACAAAAAGGCCGAGGAAGCAACTAAGATGGTTTACCGCCGCGAATTCCATGGCGGCATCCTTAAAGAGAACACAGGCAAATATGCAGGTGTTGCTGTCTCCAAGATTAAGGACATACTCACACGTGACCTGCTTGATGAAGGCATCGGAGAGGTATTCTATGAATTCAGCGAACCTGTTGTATGTCGCTGTGGAACTAAATGTGTCGTAAACATGGTAAAAGGACAGTGGTTCCTCAATTATTCTGACCCGCAGTGGAAGGCAAAGGTCTACAAATGCATTGAGAAGATGGATATCATCCCTGAGGAGATCAGGGTTGAGTTCAACAACAAGGTAGACTGGCTTAAGGATAAGGCATGTGCCAGGAAGAAAGGCCTTGGAACAAGACTTCCATTTGACACAAACTGGCTTATCGAATCCCTTGGTGATTCTACCATCTACATGTCATATTACATAACTAATAAGTTCTTTTCACAGGGAGTTAATGTAAGCCAGCTGAAGCCTTCACTCTTTGATTATGTACTGCTTGGAAAAGGTACGGTCCAGCAGGTAGCTAAAGATACAGGACTTTCAGTGAACCTCATTGCAAACATCAAGTCTGACTTTGAATACTGGTATCCGGTTGACCTGAGATCATCAGGTAAAGACCTTGTACCAAACCACCTGTTATTCTTCCTCTTCCACCACGTTGCTATATTTGAAGAGGATAAATGGCCACGCAGCCTTGCAGTCAATGGATTCGTATCCCTTGAAGGGGAGAAAATGAGCAAGTCCAAGGGACCAATACTTACCCTTATGGAAGCTGTGGGTAACTATGGTGCAGATATCTCCCGTATGTATATCCTTTCAAGTGCCGAGCAGACACAGGATGCTGACTGGAAAAACGTAGGTGTTGAAAGCGCAAAGAAACAGGTTGAAAGGTTCTACAAACTTGCAACGGAGATCATTGATTCAGGTGCAAGCTCAGGAATTGACGGTGATCTGAAACTTATCGACCGCTGGATGCTCAGCAGACTGCAGCAGTGTGTCAGGGAAACTAACAACGACATGACGTCCATTAGGACAAGAAGCGCACTCCAGAATGCATTCTTCCTGCTCTACAACGATGTTAAATGGTACCAGAGAAGAGGTGGAAGCGCACTGCTTTACGACGTACTGGACGTATGGGTACGCCTTATGGCCCCGTTCACACCACACATCTGTGAAGAACTGTGGACCGCGATGGGCCATGGTGACGGGGACTTTGTATCCCAGGCAGCATATCCAATATTCTGCCCAAGGTTCGTTGACAACGATGCAGAACTTGCCGAGGAACTCATGTGCAGCACACTTTCAGATATTGAAGAGATCATCAAGGTCACAAAAATGACACCAAAGATGGTAGCTCTTTATACCGCACCTGAGTGGAAGATCAAAGCTTTCAAGATGGCTCTTGAGATGAAGAATGAAGATAACCTCGACCCTGGAATGCTTATCAAAACACTGATGGCAGATCCGGATAACCGCAAGCACGGCAAGGAAATACCAAAATACATCAAGCAACTTGTGCCTGATATATCAAGCATGAAAACAGAAAGATTTGAGATGCTGCTTGGAATGACCCTTGATGAGATGACAATACTCAAAGAGAATATTGGCTGTCTTGCAAATGAAATAGGTTGTACGATAAATGTATACAGTGCCGATGAACCGGAATACGATCCGGAGAAAAAGTCCAGGTTCGCAGCACCACTCAGACCTGCAATTTATCTTGAATAA
- the cgi121 gene encoding KEOPS complex subunit Cgi121 translates to MEFKMIGGSASIKNVPAFLKELASISSLHNTVVQAMDADKIAGEKHIAFAVEKALRAVKNGSNVARDTGVEIMRYASGKRQIEEAFSMGVREGNMNVVFVVLGEPDNVDLTLQDLMEIVNENPVINYSESKNETLASQFSITEQEIEAVGKDCIPLLVLERVALVDILK, encoded by the coding sequence ATGGAATTCAAGATGATTGGTGGTTCTGCATCTATCAAAAATGTACCCGCTTTTCTGAAAGAGCTGGCATCTATCTCTTCTTTACATAATACTGTTGTGCAGGCAATGGATGCAGACAAAATCGCAGGTGAAAAACACATTGCTTTTGCTGTTGAAAAAGCCCTGAGGGCGGTGAAGAACGGATCTAATGTGGCCCGGGATACCGGCGTGGAGATCATGAGGTATGCATCGGGAAAAAGACAGATAGAAGAAGCATTTTCCATGGGAGTTCGTGAAGGAAATATGAATGTGGTTTTTGTGGTTCTGGGTGAACCTGACAATGTTGACCTTACATTGCAGGATCTGATGGAAATTGTGAACGAGAATCCCGTGATCAATTATTCTGAAAGCAAAAATGAAACCCTTGCCAGCCAGTTCTCCATAACAGAACAGGAAATTGAGGCAGTGGGAAAAGACTGTATTCCTTTACTGGTTCTGGAAAGAGTTGCGCTTGTTGACATATTAAAATAG
- the glpX gene encoding class II fructose-bisphosphatase — MPHPKTAEALIKCAGPIECSLLPRLLHVTEAAAIAASYQMGRGDKNYADQVSVESMRRMLNCLDMKGIIKIGEGERDEAPMLFIGEEVGTGEGDLEVDIAVDPLEGTNLAADGIPGAISVMAMAERDGLFHGPDIYMDKIVVGPEVVKYENAHPGEKIDLDAPVIQNLEVVAKAFNRSIDELVVVILDRERHKDKIKEIRGTGARVNLISDGDLMPGIATAIRGSGIHMVLGSGGSGEAVLTAAAMKILGGKMLARLVLPTVANGGTPEEIEEEKAEKMPRLETMGITEDNINDVMGIDKLAPGEDIIFSATGVTPGILLKGVSLFGEGDARVHSITMGSSGVVKFTDTIYIHDKEKNPLRMA; from the coding sequence ATGCCTCATCCGAAAACCGCAGAAGCTTTAATCAAATGTGCAGGACCAATAGAATGTTCCCTTTTGCCCAGACTTTTACACGTCACCGAAGCAGCAGCAATTGCAGCTTCTTACCAGATGGGCCGTGGTGATAAAAACTACGCTGACCAGGTTTCAGTTGAATCCATGCGCAGAATGCTGAACTGTCTTGATATGAAAGGTATCATCAAGATCGGTGAAGGAGAGCGCGATGAAGCACCTATGCTTTTCATTGGTGAAGAAGTCGGTACAGGCGAAGGCGACCTTGAAGTTGATATAGCAGTCGATCCACTTGAGGGAACAAACCTCGCTGCCGATGGTATTCCTGGCGCAATATCAGTAATGGCCATGGCAGAGAGAGATGGACTTTTCCACGGACCTGATATCTATATGGATAAGATCGTTGTCGGTCCGGAGGTTGTCAAGTATGAAAATGCTCATCCTGGTGAAAAAATAGATCTGGATGCACCCGTTATCCAGAACCTTGAGGTCGTTGCAAAGGCTTTTAACAGGAGTATTGATGAGCTTGTTGTGGTTATTCTTGACAGGGAAAGACACAAGGACAAAATTAAAGAGATCAGGGGGACTGGCGCCAGGGTAAATCTCATCAGTGATGGTGACCTGATGCCTGGAATTGCAACTGCCATCCGTGGCTCCGGAATTCACATGGTTCTTGGTTCAGGTGGCTCAGGTGAAGCAGTTCTTACCGCTGCAGCCATGAAGATCCTTGGTGGTAAGATGCTTGCAAGGCTTGTTCTTCCAACTGTTGCAAATGGCGGCACACCTGAAGAAATAGAAGAGGAAAAGGCTGAAAAGATGCCAAGACTTGAAACCATGGGTATCACCGAGGACAATATCAACGATGTCATGGGCATTGACAAACTTGCTCCCGGTGAGGATATTATTTTCTCTGCAACCGGAGTCACTCCCGGAATCCTGCTGAAGGGCGTAAGTCTGTTCGGTGAAGGAGATGCCAGAGTTCACAGTATTACAATGGGTAGTTCCGGTGTTGTAAAGTTCACTGACACCATCTATATCCATGACAAGGAGAAGAACCCTCTCAGAATGGCCTGA
- a CDS encoding tRNA (N(6)-L-threonylcarbamoyladenosine(37)-C(2))-methylthiotransferase: MKVHISTYGCSASQASAEIMKASVRDGGHELVPENNAEVVVINTCTVKYSTEQKILHKIWEFGDKGISVVVTGCMPEVQLEDIMHQNPDAHVLGVNSISRLGQVLDSLSRNELTGGSVKLFLGEPEGFQSVPRIRYNSNIHICQLSQGCNYACAYCIVTIARGKLSSFEPEDIVEDIQKAVDEGCREIWLTSQDNGQYGTDKDVLLPQLLKMICRIPGNYRIRVGMMNPFSVIPILDDLLDAFEDERIYKFLHLPIQSASDDVLKNMNRYHSISEANTIIGTFRERFSDMTIFTDIIAGYPGETDEDFEKTVEWVKEWKPEKVNISRFTPRPHTKAWDMRKIDSRIIVNRSNELHEVCEAVKLATREGMTGKEVEVFLSKPAKQKGMMARTLSYKPVVIPECDLRPGITCRVLIYDATPGYFLGRIVAEK; the protein is encoded by the coding sequence ATGAAAGTACATATTTCTACATACGGCTGCTCTGCCAGTCAGGCATCAGCCGAAATTATGAAGGCGAGCGTCAGGGACGGAGGACATGAACTTGTCCCTGAGAACAATGCCGAAGTTGTTGTTATTAACACCTGTACTGTGAAGTACAGCACCGAGCAGAAAATTCTCCATAAGATTTGGGAATTTGGTGATAAAGGAATATCTGTTGTTGTCACGGGCTGCATGCCTGAAGTGCAGCTAGAAGACATAATGCACCAGAACCCTGACGCTCATGTTCTGGGTGTGAACTCAATATCCCGATTAGGCCAGGTTCTCGATTCTCTTTCGCGCAATGAACTGACAGGTGGTAGTGTAAAACTCTTCCTGGGGGAACCGGAGGGATTCCAGAGTGTTCCAAGAATTCGCTATAATTCCAATATACATATCTGCCAATTATCCCAGGGATGTAACTATGCATGTGCTTATTGTATTGTGACCATTGCGCGCGGAAAACTATCTTCCTTTGAACCGGAGGACATTGTTGAGGATATCCAGAAAGCGGTTGATGAAGGTTGTCGTGAGATATGGCTGACTTCTCAGGACAATGGACAATACGGAACTGATAAAGATGTCTTACTTCCACAGTTGCTGAAAATGATATGCAGGATTCCCGGTAATTACAGGATACGTGTGGGAATGATGAATCCGTTCTCAGTAATTCCTATTCTTGATGACCTGCTTGATGCATTTGAGGATGAGAGAATATACAAGTTCCTTCACCTCCCAATCCAGTCTGCTTCAGATGATGTCCTGAAGAATATGAACAGGTATCACTCTATTTCAGAGGCTAACACAATCATCGGGACATTCAGGGAACGCTTCTCTGACATGACTATTTTTACGGATATTATAGCAGGCTATCCTGGTGAAACCGATGAGGATTTTGAAAAGACAGTTGAATGGGTAAAGGAATGGAAGCCGGAAAAGGTGAATATCTCCCGTTTTACTCCCCGTCCTCATACAAAGGCGTGGGACATGCGTAAAATAGATTCCCGCATCATTGTGAACAGGTCTAATGAGCTTCATGAGGTGTGCGAGGCTGTGAAGCTTGCTACCCGTGAAGGGATGACTGGAAAGGAAGTGGAAGTTTTCCTGTCAAAACCTGCAAAACAAAAAGGCATGATGGCACGGACTTTATCGTACAAACCGGTTGTTATTCCGGAGTGTGACTTACGTCCCGGAATTACATGTCGTGTGCTTATCTATGATGCGACACCCGGTTATTTTCTGGGTCGAATCGTTGCTGAGAAATGA